The following proteins are encoded in a genomic region of Brachypodium distachyon strain Bd21 chromosome 1, Brachypodium_distachyon_v3.0, whole genome shotgun sequence:
- the LOC100829061 gene encoding DNA (cytosine-5)-methyltransferase 1B isoform X2 — MVKTKSPRSPVTTGTKRCRAKPQKKKEESTGEGQLETEPKDSAEVMHNEVENGAGSAARKRPRRAAACSDFKEKSVRLSEKSNVVMIKKNRMEEEEIDAINLTKLGPEDSPPCRKLIDFILHDADGNLQPFEMSEIDDFFITALIMPVDDDLEKERERGVRCEGFGRIEDWAISGYDEGTAVVWLSTELADYECVKPASNYRSYYSHFYEKAQVCVEVYRKLMRSVGGNPNLSLEELLATVVRSINAIQGYSGTMSKDFVIATGEFVYNQLIGLDQTAGNDDEKLATLPVLLALRDECKSRVEFNKMPPKISNGSLKINDAECNEVAEDDDEKLARLLQEEEEWKMMKKQRGKRGVPAQKNVYIKISEAEIANDYPLPAYYKPSTQEMDEYIFDGDDGMFSDDVPVRILNNWVLYNADSRLISLELIPMKSGTENDIVIFGSGFMRDDDGSCCSTAESANSSSSSSKAEHQDAGVPIYLSPIKEWLIEFGGSMICITIRTDVAWYKLRQPIKQYAPWCEPVLKTARLAVSIITLLKEQSRASKLSFVDVIKKVAEFDKGDPAFISSNISLVERYIVVHGQIILQQFADFPDETIRRSAFATGLLMKMEQRRHTKLFMKKKAQVTRGENLNPIATMGTSSKRKAMRATTTRLINRIWSDYYAHHFPEDSKDGDENEAKEIDDEQEENEDEDAEEEVQIEEEKVSETPPSTRSRKLVSQTSKEIRWEGKSTGKTASGEALYKCGYARELRIAVGGTVTLEDDSGEIVICFVEYMFQKPDGEKMVHGRMLQKGSETVLGNAANERELFLTNDCLEFELKDIKELVSVNLQSMPWGHKYRKENSEADKIERARVEERKKKGLPMEYLCRSLYWPEKGAFFSLPHDKLGLGNGVCSSCEHREPERDELRILSKTSFIYRKVTYSVHDFLYIRPEFFSQEEDRGTYKAGRNIGLKPYAVCHLLDVCEPVGSKKINPASAKVSVRRFYRPDDISSDKAYTSDIREVYYSEDIINVPVDMIEGKCDVRKKIDISNSDLPVMVEHVFFCEHIYDPMTGALKQLPPNVKLTSMVQKAAGALKKNKGKQICENDQVDSDKRKEVPKENRISTLDIFAGCGGLSEGLQQAGASFTKWAIEYEEPAGEAFRQNHPEAAVFVDNCNVILKAIMDKCGDASDCVSTSEAAEQAAKLAEENIKNLPVPGEVEFINGGPPCQGFSGMNRFNQSPWSKVQCEMILAFLSFAEYFRPRFFLLENVRNFVSFNKGQTFRLAVASLLEMGYQVRFGILEAGTFGVAQSRKRAFIWAAAPGEILPDWPEPMHVFASPELKITLPDGKYYAAAKSTAGGAPFRAITVRDTIGDLPKVENGANKLILEYGGEPTSWFQKKIRGSTIALNDHISKEMNELNLIRCKHIPKRPGCDWHDLPDEKVKLSSGQMVDLIPWCLPNTAKRHNQWKGLYGRLDWEGNFPTSVTDPQPMGKVGMCFHPDQDRIITVRECARSQGFPDSYQFAGTIQSKHRQIGNAVPPPLAFALGRKLKEAVDAKRQQA; from the exons ATGGTGAAAACTAAAAGTCCACGTTCTCCTGTTACTACAG GAACAAAAAGGTGCAGAGCAAagccacaaaagaaaaaggaggaaTCAACTGGAGAAGGCCAATTGGAGACTGAGCCTAAGGATTCAGCAGAAGTGATGCATAATGAAGTTGAAAATGGTGCTGGCTCTGCTGCTCGGAAGAGACCAAGGAGGGCAGCAGCTTGCTCTGATTTCAAAGAGAAATCTGTACGTTTATCTGAAAAAAGTAATGTTGTCATGATCAAGAAAAATCggatggaagaggaagaaataGATGCAATCAACCTGACAAAACTAGGGCCAGAAGATTCACCGCCTTGTCGGAAATTGATTGATTTCATCTTGCACGATGCAGATGGGAATCTGCAGCCCTTTGAAATGTCTGAAATAGATGATTTTTTCATAACAGCTCTCATCATGCCCGTGGATGATGATCTAGAAAAAGAGCGTGAAAGAGGAGTACGCTGTGAAGGATTTGGGCGTATTGAGGACTGGGCAATATCTGGTTATGATGAAGGTACTGCAGTGGTCTGGCTCTCAACGGAGCTTGCTGACTATGAATGTGTGAAACCAGCAAGCAATTACAGATCTTATTACAGCCATTTTTATGAGAAGGCACAGGTGTGTGTTGAAGTTTACAGAAAGCTCATGAGATCAGTAGGTGGGAATCCTAACCTGAGTCTGGAAGAATTGCTTGCTACTGTTGTTCGTTCTATTAATGCTATCCAAGGTTATAGTGGAACAATGAGCAAAGACTTTGTGATTGCCACTGGAGAATTTGTATACAACCAGCTTATTGGATTGGATCAGACAGCAGGCAATGATGATGAGAAGCTTGCTACACTGCCAGTTCTTCTTGCTTTAAGAGATGAATGCAAATCCAGAGTGGAATTTAACAAGATGCCGCCTAAGATCTCAAATGGAAGCCTGAAGATCAATGATGCTGAGTGTAATGAGGTAgctgaggatgatgatgagaaATTAGCAAGATTAttgcaggaagaagaagaatggaagatgatgaagaagcagAGAGGCAAACGTGGAGTGCCTGCCCAGAAAAATGTCTACATCAAAATTAGTGAAGCTGAGATTGCAAATGACTATCCTCTGCCTGCATACTATAAACCGTCTACCCAGGAAATGGATGAGTACATATTTGATGGTGATGATGGGATGTTCTCCGATGATGTGCCAGTAAGAATCCTCAACAACTGGGTTCTATACAATGCAGATTCTAGGCTTATTTCTCTGGAATTAATACCTATGAAGTCAGGCACAGAAAATGATATAGTTATCTTTGGATCTGGCTTTATgagagatgatgatggcagTTGCTGTTCGACAGCTGAGTCTGCAAATTCATCGTCTTCATCAAGTAAAGCTGAGCACCAGGATGCAGGAGTTCCGATATATTTGAGCCCAATCAAGGAATGGCTTATAGAATTTGGTGGCTCAATGATTTGCATAACCATTCGAACTGATGTGGCCTG GTACAAGCTACGACAGCCAATAAAGCAGTATGCCCCTTGGTGTGAGCCTGTACTGAAAACAGCAAGGCTAGCTGTTAGCATTATCACCCTATTGAAAGAGCAAAGTCGTGCTTCAAAGCTTTCTTTTGTCGATGTCATCAAGAAAGTGGCAGAATTTGATAAAGGGGATCCTGCTTTTATATCATCCAACATTTCACTAGTTGAGAGATATATTGTGGTACATGGACAGATCATACTTCAGCAGTTTGCAGATTTCCCAGATGAGACTATCAGACGGAGTGCATTTGCCACTGGTTTGTTAATGAAGATGGAGCAGAGAAGGCATACAAAGTTGTTCATGAAGAAAAAAGCTCAAGTCACAAGGGGAGAAAATCTCAATCCAATTGCAACAATGGGCACATcatcaaaaagaaaagcaatgCGTGCAACCACAACCAGATTGATCAACAGAATATGGAGCGACTACTATGCACACCATTTTCCTGAAGATTCCAAGGATGGAGATGAAAATGAAGCAAAAGAAATTGATGATGagcaagaagaaaatgaagatgAGGATGCTGAAGAGGAGGTGCAGattgaagaagagaaggtTTCAGAGACTCCACCATCAACACGGTCTCGAAAACTGGTATCCCAAACTAGCAAAGAAATTAGGTGGGAGGGTAAATCAACTGGAAAAACAGCTTCTGGAGAAGCTTTATACAAATGTGGGTATGCCCGAGAACTCAGAATAGCTGTGGGAGGGACAGTCACACTAGAAGATGATTCAGGAGAAATAGTCATATGCTTTGTTGAATACATGTTTCAGAAACCTGATGGTGAAAAAATGGTTCATGGAAGGATGCTACAAAAAGGTTCAGAGACTGTTCTTGGCAATGCTGCAAATGAAAGGGAGCTTTTCTTAACTAATGATTGTTTAGAGTTTGAATTGAAGGACATCAAAGAATTGGTGTCTGTCAACCTTCAGTCAATGCCTTGGGGTCACAAGTATAGAAAAGAGAACTCTGAAGCTGATAAGATTGAGCGAGCTAGAGTGgaagagaggaaaaagaagggTCTGCCAATGGAATATTTATGCAGAAGCCTGTACTGGCCTGAGAAGGGTGCCTTCTTCTCCCTACCTCATGATAAACTGGGTCTTGGCAATGGTGTTTGTAGCTCTTGTGAGCATAGAGAACCAGAACGTGATGAATTGAGAATACTCTccaagaccagcttcatcTACAGAAAAGTTACCTACAGTGTACACGACTTCTTATACATCAGGCCTGAGTTCTTCTCCCAAGAAGAGGATCGTGGCACCTATAAGGCAGGAAGAAACATTGGCCTAAAACCCTATGCAGTTTGTCATCTGCTGGATGTCTGTGAACCTGTtggttctaaaaaaattaacccTGCATCAGCAAAAGTCAGTGTCCGAAGATTTTATAGACCAGATGACATTTCATCAGACAAAGCTTATACATCAGACATCAGAGAG GTATACTATAGCGAAGATATAATTAATGTACCTGTGGATATGATAGAGGGAAAATGTGATGTCAGAAAGAAGATAGATATCTCAAATTCAGATCTTCCAGTGATGGTTGAACATGTATTCTTCTGCGAACATATCTATGATCCTATGACTGGAGCTCTCAAGCAG TTGCCTCCAAATGTAAAGCTCACGTCCATGGTACAAAAGGCAGCTGGTGCTTTGAAAAAGAATAAAGGGAAACAGATCTGTGAAAATGATCAAGTTGATTCAGATAAGCGGAAGGAGGTGCCCAAAGAGAATCGTATCTCAACTCTGGACATTTTTGCTGGCTGTGGAGGTTTATCAGAAGGATTGCAGCAAGCTG GTGCATCCTTCACAAAATGGGCAATTGAATACGAGGAACCAGCTGGTGAAGCATTCAGGCAAAACCATCCGGAAGCTGCTGTATTTGTGGATAACTGCAATGTGATCTTGAA GGCAATTATGGACAAATGTGGGGATGCTAGTGACTGCGTTTCTACTTCTGAAGCTGCTGAACAAGCTGCTAAACTTGCTGAAGAGAATATTAAGAACCTTCCTGTCCCTGGTGAAGTAGAATTCATAAATGGTGGTCCTCCCTGTCAG GGCTTTTCTGGGATGAACAGATTCAACCAAAGCCCATGGAGTAAAGTTCAGTGCGAGATGATTTTAGCATTCCTCTCTTTTGCAGAATATTTCCGTCCCAGATTCTTTCTTTTAGAAAATGTTAGgaactttgtttctttcaACAAGGGGCAGACCTTCCGATTGGCAGTTGCATCTCTCCTGGAGATGGGATACCAG GTTCGGTTTGGAATCTTAGAAGCAGGGACTTTTGGTGTTGCGCAGTCCAGGAAAAGGGCATTCATTTGGGCTGCTGCTCCAGGAGAGATTCTTCCTGACTGGCCAGAACCGATGCATGTGTTTGCTAGCCCTGAACTGAAAATAACACTGCCTGATGGCAAATACTATGCAGCTGCCAAAAGCACAGCTGGTGGGGCGCCTTTCCGTGCAATAACTGTTAGAGATACAATCGGGGATTTGCCAAAAGTGGAAAATGGTGCCAATAAGCTCATACTTGAG TATGGAGGTGAGCCCACATCTTGGTTCCAGAAGAAGATTAGAGGTAGCACGATCGCACTGAATGATCACATATCCAAGGAGATGAATGAACTAAATCTCATAAGATGCAAACACATTCCAAAGCGACCAGGCTGTGACTGGCACGACCTACCAGATGAGAAG GTGAAGCTATCTTCTGGGCAAATGGTGGACCTGATACCTTGGTGCTTGCCTAACACCGCCAAAAGGCACAACCAATGGAAAGGGCTGTACGGGAGGTTGGACTGGGAGGGCAATTTCCCCACATCTGTGACAGATCCCCAGCCGATGGGTAAGGTTGGCATGTGCTTCCACCCTGACCAGGACAGGATCATCACAGTCCGGGAATGTGCAAGGTCTCAG GGCTTTCCCGACAGCTACCAATTTGCAGGCACCATTCAGAGCAAGCACAGGCAGATCGGCAACGCCGTGCCGCCCCCTCTTGCCTTCGCTCTTGGGAGAAAGCTGAAGGAAGCTGTTGACGCTAAGCGACAGCAAGCGTGA
- the LOC100829061 gene encoding DNA (cytosine-5)-methyltransferase 1B isoform X3, giving the protein MHNEVENGAGSAARKRPRRAAACSDFKEKSVRLSEKSNVVMIKKNRMEEEEIDAINLTKLGPEDSPPCRKLIDFILHDADGNLQPFEMSEIDDFFITALIMPVDDDLEKERERGVRCEGFGRIEDWAISGYDEGTAVVWLSTELADYECVKPASNYRSYYSHFYEKAQVCVEVYRKLMRSVGGNPNLSLEELLATVVRSINAIQGYSGTMSKDFVIATGEFVYNQLIGLDQTAGNDDEKLATLPVLLALRDECKSRVEFNKMPPKISNGSLKINDAECNEVAEDDDEKLARLLQEEEEWKMMKKQRGKRGVPAQKNVYIKISEAEIANDYPLPAYYKPSTQEMDEYIFDGDDGMFSDDVPVRILNNWVLYNADSRLISLELIPMKSGTENDIVIFGSGFMRDDDGSCCSTAESANSSSSSSKAEHQDAGVPIYLSPIKEWLIEFGGSMICITIRTDVAWYKLRQPIKQYAPWCEPVLKTARLAVSIITLLKEQSRASKLSFVDVIKKVAEFDKGDPAFISSNISLVERYIVVHGQIILQQFADFPDETIRRSAFATGLLMKMEQRRHTKLFMKKKAQVTRGENLNPIATMGTSSKRKAMRATTTRLINRIWSDYYAHHFPEDSKDGDENEAKEIDDEQEENEDEDAEEEVQIEEEKVSETPPSTRSRKLVSQTSKEIRWEGKSTGKTASGEALYKCGYARELRIAVGGTVTLEDDSGEIVICFVEYMFQKPDGEKMVHGRMLQKGSETVLGNAANERELFLTNDCLEFELKDIKELVSVNLQSMPWGHKYRKENSEADKIERARVEERKKKGLPMEYLCRSLYWPEKGAFFSLPHDKLGLGNGVCSSCEHREPERDELRILSKTSFIYRKVTYSVHDFLYIRPEFFSQEEDRGTYKAGRNIGLKPYAVCHLLDVCEPVGSKKINPASAKVSVRRFYRPDDISSDKAYTSDIREVYYSEDIINVPVDMIEGKCDVRKKIDISNSDLPVMVEHVFFCEHIYDPMTGALKQLPPNVKLTSMVQKAAGALKKNKGKQICENDQVDSDKRKEVPKENRISTLDIFAGCGGLSEGLQQAGASFTKWAIEYEEPAGEAFRQNHPEAAVFVDNCNVILKAIMDKCGDASDCVSTSEAAEQAAKLAEENIKNLPVPGEVEFINGGPPCQGFSGMNRFNQSPWSKVQCEMILAFLSFAEYFRPRFFLLENVRNFVSFNKGQTFRLAVASLLEMGYQVRFGILEAGTFGVAQSRKRAFIWAAAPGEILPDWPEPMHVFASPELKITLPDGKYYAAAKSTAGGAPFRAITVRDTIGDLPKVENGANKLILEYGGEPTSWFQKKIRGSTIALNDHISKEMNELNLIRCKHIPKRPGCDWHDLPDEKVKLSSGQMVDLIPWCLPNTAKRHNQWKGLYGRLDWEGNFPTSVTDPQPMGKVGMCFHPDQDRIITVRECARSQGFPDSYQFAGTIQSKHRQIGNAVPPPLAFALGRKLKEAVDAKRQQA; this is encoded by the exons ATGCATAATGAAGTTGAAAATGGTGCTGGCTCTGCTGCTCGGAAGAGACCAAGGAGGGCAGCAGCTTGCTCTGATTTCAAAGAGAAATCTGTACGTTTATCTGAAAAAAGTAATGTTGTCATGATCAAGAAAAATCggatggaagaggaagaaataGATGCAATCAACCTGACAAAACTAGGGCCAGAAGATTCACCGCCTTGTCGGAAATTGATTGATTTCATCTTGCACGATGCAGATGGGAATCTGCAGCCCTTTGAAATGTCTGAAATAGATGATTTTTTCATAACAGCTCTCATCATGCCCGTGGATGATGATCTAGAAAAAGAGCGTGAAAGAGGAGTACGCTGTGAAGGATTTGGGCGTATTGAGGACTGGGCAATATCTGGTTATGATGAAGGTACTGCAGTGGTCTGGCTCTCAACGGAGCTTGCTGACTATGAATGTGTGAAACCAGCAAGCAATTACAGATCTTATTACAGCCATTTTTATGAGAAGGCACAGGTGTGTGTTGAAGTTTACAGAAAGCTCATGAGATCAGTAGGTGGGAATCCTAACCTGAGTCTGGAAGAATTGCTTGCTACTGTTGTTCGTTCTATTAATGCTATCCAAGGTTATAGTGGAACAATGAGCAAAGACTTTGTGATTGCCACTGGAGAATTTGTATACAACCAGCTTATTGGATTGGATCAGACAGCAGGCAATGATGATGAGAAGCTTGCTACACTGCCAGTTCTTCTTGCTTTAAGAGATGAATGCAAATCCAGAGTGGAATTTAACAAGATGCCGCCTAAGATCTCAAATGGAAGCCTGAAGATCAATGATGCTGAGTGTAATGAGGTAgctgaggatgatgatgagaaATTAGCAAGATTAttgcaggaagaagaagaatggaagatgatgaagaagcagAGAGGCAAACGTGGAGTGCCTGCCCAGAAAAATGTCTACATCAAAATTAGTGAAGCTGAGATTGCAAATGACTATCCTCTGCCTGCATACTATAAACCGTCTACCCAGGAAATGGATGAGTACATATTTGATGGTGATGATGGGATGTTCTCCGATGATGTGCCAGTAAGAATCCTCAACAACTGGGTTCTATACAATGCAGATTCTAGGCTTATTTCTCTGGAATTAATACCTATGAAGTCAGGCACAGAAAATGATATAGTTATCTTTGGATCTGGCTTTATgagagatgatgatggcagTTGCTGTTCGACAGCTGAGTCTGCAAATTCATCGTCTTCATCAAGTAAAGCTGAGCACCAGGATGCAGGAGTTCCGATATATTTGAGCCCAATCAAGGAATGGCTTATAGAATTTGGTGGCTCAATGATTTGCATAACCATTCGAACTGATGTGGCCTG GTACAAGCTACGACAGCCAATAAAGCAGTATGCCCCTTGGTGTGAGCCTGTACTGAAAACAGCAAGGCTAGCTGTTAGCATTATCACCCTATTGAAAGAGCAAAGTCGTGCTTCAAAGCTTTCTTTTGTCGATGTCATCAAGAAAGTGGCAGAATTTGATAAAGGGGATCCTGCTTTTATATCATCCAACATTTCACTAGTTGAGAGATATATTGTGGTACATGGACAGATCATACTTCAGCAGTTTGCAGATTTCCCAGATGAGACTATCAGACGGAGTGCATTTGCCACTGGTTTGTTAATGAAGATGGAGCAGAGAAGGCATACAAAGTTGTTCATGAAGAAAAAAGCTCAAGTCACAAGGGGAGAAAATCTCAATCCAATTGCAACAATGGGCACATcatcaaaaagaaaagcaatgCGTGCAACCACAACCAGATTGATCAACAGAATATGGAGCGACTACTATGCACACCATTTTCCTGAAGATTCCAAGGATGGAGATGAAAATGAAGCAAAAGAAATTGATGATGagcaagaagaaaatgaagatgAGGATGCTGAAGAGGAGGTGCAGattgaagaagagaaggtTTCAGAGACTCCACCATCAACACGGTCTCGAAAACTGGTATCCCAAACTAGCAAAGAAATTAGGTGGGAGGGTAAATCAACTGGAAAAACAGCTTCTGGAGAAGCTTTATACAAATGTGGGTATGCCCGAGAACTCAGAATAGCTGTGGGAGGGACAGTCACACTAGAAGATGATTCAGGAGAAATAGTCATATGCTTTGTTGAATACATGTTTCAGAAACCTGATGGTGAAAAAATGGTTCATGGAAGGATGCTACAAAAAGGTTCAGAGACTGTTCTTGGCAATGCTGCAAATGAAAGGGAGCTTTTCTTAACTAATGATTGTTTAGAGTTTGAATTGAAGGACATCAAAGAATTGGTGTCTGTCAACCTTCAGTCAATGCCTTGGGGTCACAAGTATAGAAAAGAGAACTCTGAAGCTGATAAGATTGAGCGAGCTAGAGTGgaagagaggaaaaagaagggTCTGCCAATGGAATATTTATGCAGAAGCCTGTACTGGCCTGAGAAGGGTGCCTTCTTCTCCCTACCTCATGATAAACTGGGTCTTGGCAATGGTGTTTGTAGCTCTTGTGAGCATAGAGAACCAGAACGTGATGAATTGAGAATACTCTccaagaccagcttcatcTACAGAAAAGTTACCTACAGTGTACACGACTTCTTATACATCAGGCCTGAGTTCTTCTCCCAAGAAGAGGATCGTGGCACCTATAAGGCAGGAAGAAACATTGGCCTAAAACCCTATGCAGTTTGTCATCTGCTGGATGTCTGTGAACCTGTtggttctaaaaaaattaacccTGCATCAGCAAAAGTCAGTGTCCGAAGATTTTATAGACCAGATGACATTTCATCAGACAAAGCTTATACATCAGACATCAGAGAG GTATACTATAGCGAAGATATAATTAATGTACCTGTGGATATGATAGAGGGAAAATGTGATGTCAGAAAGAAGATAGATATCTCAAATTCAGATCTTCCAGTGATGGTTGAACATGTATTCTTCTGCGAACATATCTATGATCCTATGACTGGAGCTCTCAAGCAG TTGCCTCCAAATGTAAAGCTCACGTCCATGGTACAAAAGGCAGCTGGTGCTTTGAAAAAGAATAAAGGGAAACAGATCTGTGAAAATGATCAAGTTGATTCAGATAAGCGGAAGGAGGTGCCCAAAGAGAATCGTATCTCAACTCTGGACATTTTTGCTGGCTGTGGAGGTTTATCAGAAGGATTGCAGCAAGCTG GTGCATCCTTCACAAAATGGGCAATTGAATACGAGGAACCAGCTGGTGAAGCATTCAGGCAAAACCATCCGGAAGCTGCTGTATTTGTGGATAACTGCAATGTGATCTTGAA GGCAATTATGGACAAATGTGGGGATGCTAGTGACTGCGTTTCTACTTCTGAAGCTGCTGAACAAGCTGCTAAACTTGCTGAAGAGAATATTAAGAACCTTCCTGTCCCTGGTGAAGTAGAATTCATAAATGGTGGTCCTCCCTGTCAG GGCTTTTCTGGGATGAACAGATTCAACCAAAGCCCATGGAGTAAAGTTCAGTGCGAGATGATTTTAGCATTCCTCTCTTTTGCAGAATATTTCCGTCCCAGATTCTTTCTTTTAGAAAATGTTAGgaactttgtttctttcaACAAGGGGCAGACCTTCCGATTGGCAGTTGCATCTCTCCTGGAGATGGGATACCAG GTTCGGTTTGGAATCTTAGAAGCAGGGACTTTTGGTGTTGCGCAGTCCAGGAAAAGGGCATTCATTTGGGCTGCTGCTCCAGGAGAGATTCTTCCTGACTGGCCAGAACCGATGCATGTGTTTGCTAGCCCTGAACTGAAAATAACACTGCCTGATGGCAAATACTATGCAGCTGCCAAAAGCACAGCTGGTGGGGCGCCTTTCCGTGCAATAACTGTTAGAGATACAATCGGGGATTTGCCAAAAGTGGAAAATGGTGCCAATAAGCTCATACTTGAG TATGGAGGTGAGCCCACATCTTGGTTCCAGAAGAAGATTAGAGGTAGCACGATCGCACTGAATGATCACATATCCAAGGAGATGAATGAACTAAATCTCATAAGATGCAAACACATTCCAAAGCGACCAGGCTGTGACTGGCACGACCTACCAGATGAGAAG GTGAAGCTATCTTCTGGGCAAATGGTGGACCTGATACCTTGGTGCTTGCCTAACACCGCCAAAAGGCACAACCAATGGAAAGGGCTGTACGGGAGGTTGGACTGGGAGGGCAATTTCCCCACATCTGTGACAGATCCCCAGCCGATGGGTAAGGTTGGCATGTGCTTCCACCCTGACCAGGACAGGATCATCACAGTCCGGGAATGTGCAAGGTCTCAG GGCTTTCCCGACAGCTACCAATTTGCAGGCACCATTCAGAGCAAGCACAGGCAGATCGGCAACGCCGTGCCGCCCCCTCTTGCCTTCGCTCTTGGGAGAAAGCTGAAGGAAGCTGTTGACGCTAAGCGACAGCAAGCGTGA